One Solibacillus sp. R5-41 DNA segment encodes these proteins:
- the pilM gene encoding pilus assembly protein PilM: MTKKLFALDIGTRSVVGIILEQHDDHYHVSDILVKEHKERAMVDGQIHNVLYVSELIQVIKKELEVLHGPLKKVSVAAAGRALKTEHASVTIPIKNRPIFTEEDINRLELQAVQQAQQQLLQQKEDAKSNHYYCVGYSVLYYRLDGEEIGSLLDQQGDEATIEVIATFLPRVVIESLLAALKRADLEMEALTLEPIAAINVLIPPTMRRLNIALVDIGAGTSDIAITDNSTVVAYGMVPTAGDEITEALSDHYLLDFPVAEMAKRQMHTAQEILIQDILGFDQYFPYDDVLKAIYPAIQNLAQSIGKEILRLNNNVAPKAVMLVGGGSLTPNLPKEIGNVLGLPENRVAVRGIDAIQNLTRDEKIAATPELVTPIGIAIAAQKAPIHYMSISVNEQVIRLFELKEMTVGDAFLAANIRAKQLYGKLGHGLSITVNGQSIFVPGEHGQPAQILLNGQTASTKSLVKNGDQIELIAGLDGTDATVNVRDIIDNAAVKSVTIQNTLFMIEPKVYVNGELVSLDTMLKDRDIIMVETVETIEAAFKHTDNLLQLNQFSSYFIHIDGKPVHLPEFSSRLFVNGKPGKLNYPIQNGDVITFEQFQLPTADMIANELNLLLEEKAVVTFQKELVELVKTAREFFVNGIVVQKHATVPNGATIKILEKDSSKWIYQDVFRFSSWQLPTAFKGSFSILRNGQSSSFDAEIFGGDQLEIQLIEQSIKI, translated from the coding sequence ATGACGAAAAAATTATTTGCTTTGGACATTGGTACTCGCTCCGTAGTCGGCATTATTTTAGAACAGCACGATGATCATTACCATGTTTCAGATATTCTCGTAAAAGAACATAAAGAACGAGCAATGGTAGATGGTCAAATACATAATGTGCTCTATGTATCCGAGCTCATACAAGTAATTAAAAAAGAATTAGAAGTACTGCACGGGCCTCTAAAAAAGGTAAGCGTCGCAGCTGCTGGTCGTGCTTTAAAAACGGAGCATGCAAGTGTCACAATTCCGATTAAAAACCGTCCAATTTTCACTGAAGAAGATATTAATCGTTTGGAATTACAAGCTGTACAGCAAGCACAGCAGCAGCTTCTTCAACAAAAAGAGGATGCGAAATCCAATCACTATTATTGTGTCGGTTATTCCGTGTTGTACTACCGGTTAGATGGGGAAGAAATCGGTAGTTTATTGGATCAACAAGGTGACGAGGCAACAATTGAAGTGATTGCGACTTTTTTACCGCGCGTCGTTATAGAATCTTTACTCGCAGCATTGAAACGGGCGGATTTAGAAATGGAAGCACTGACGCTTGAACCGATTGCTGCAATCAATGTGCTCATCCCTCCTACAATGCGTCGATTAAATATTGCACTTGTTGATATTGGCGCTGGCACATCTGACATAGCCATTACAGATAATAGCACGGTTGTTGCCTACGGAATGGTACCGACAGCTGGAGATGAAATTACTGAAGCATTGAGCGACCATTATTTACTTGATTTCCCTGTTGCAGAAATGGCGAAGCGTCAAATGCATACGGCGCAAGAAATCTTAATACAAGATATTTTAGGCTTCGATCAATATTTCCCTTATGATGACGTGTTAAAAGCGATATATCCTGCAATACAAAACTTAGCTCAATCCATCGGTAAAGAAATTTTACGTCTTAATAATAATGTTGCCCCAAAAGCGGTGATGTTAGTCGGTGGAGGAAGCTTAACACCCAATTTACCTAAAGAAATTGGAAATGTTTTAGGGCTACCAGAAAATCGTGTAGCTGTTCGAGGAATTGACGCTATTCAAAATTTAACACGTGATGAGAAGATTGCTGCAACACCAGAGCTTGTGACGCCAATTGGTATTGCCATTGCTGCACAAAAAGCACCCATTCACTACATGTCCATTTCTGTAAACGAGCAAGTTATTCGTTTATTTGAATTGAAGGAAATGACTGTGGGGGATGCCTTTTTAGCGGCAAATATTCGTGCAAAACAGCTTTACGGAAAATTAGGACATGGTTTATCTATTACAGTCAATGGCCAAAGTATCTTTGTTCCAGGTGAGCATGGGCAACCCGCGCAAATACTATTAAATGGACAAACTGCCTCGACGAAATCGCTCGTTAAAAATGGCGATCAAATAGAGCTGATTGCTGGATTGGATGGTACAGACGCCACGGTAAATGTACGTGATATTATTGATAATGCCGCTGTTAAATCTGTAACGATTCAAAATACATTGTTTATGATTGAACCAAAAGTATATGTAAACGGTGAATTAGTCAGCCTGGATACGATGCTAAAAGATCGTGATATTATAATGGTCGAAACCGTTGAAACTATTGAAGCGGCTTTTAAACATACCGATAACCTTTTACAATTAAATCAATTCAGTTCATACTTTATTCATATTGATGGGAAGCCCGTGCACCTGCCTGAATTTTCATCGCGATTATTTGTTAATGGCAAGCCTGGTAAACTGAACTACCCAATTCAAAATGGGGATGTCATTACATTTGAACAGTTCCAGTTACCTACGGCTGATATGATTGCAAACGAGCTCAATTTACTGCTTGAGGAAAAAGCAGTTGTTACATTCCAAAAGGAACTAGTTGAGCTTGTAAAAACGGCACGAGAATTTTTTGTTAATGGGATAGTCGTACAAAAACATGCGACTGTGCCAAATGGAGCGACGATCAAAATTTTAGAAAAAGATTCGAGCAAGTGGATTTATCAAGATGTGTTCCGTTTTTCATCTTGGCAACTGCCTACTGCCTTTAAAGGTTCGTTTTCCATTTTAAGAAATGGACAGTCTTCTTCATTTGATGCAGAAATATTCGGTGGGGATCAATTGGAAATTCAGTTAATCGAGCAATCTATAAAAATATAA
- a CDS encoding YtxH domain-containing protein yields the protein MSEKQFTVNAPQDYTHINESIYGEETIQLKDFILGAFVGGIVGAAAALLLAPKAGSELRSDVAIQAVSLKEKSVEFSGTAKEKTTQISNQLKEQSTNLVEKVKAKTAKQPPAFDDGTVSFEGEEPLDSIKDVVDATVTEATEGISEVANSTRHTSVEESYK from the coding sequence ATGTCTGAAAAGCAATTTACTGTAAATGCACCTCAAGATTATACGCATATTAACGAATCGATTTATGGAGAGGAGACAATACAGTTGAAAGATTTCATTCTCGGTGCATTTGTAGGCGGAATTGTAGGTGCAGCTGCCGCATTACTTCTAGCACCAAAGGCAGGTAGTGAATTAAGAAGTGACGTTGCAATCCAAGCAGTTTCTTTAAAAGAAAAGAGTGTAGAATTTTCAGGAACGGCAAAAGAAAAAACAACTCAAATTTCGAACCAATTAAAAGAGCAATCAACTAACTTAGTAGAAAAAGTAAAAGCAAAAACAGCAAAACAGCCACCCGCTTTTGATGATGGAACGGTTTCTTTTGAAGGCGAGGAGCCGCTAGACTCAATTAAAGATGTGGTAGATGCGACTGTAACAGAGGCGACGGAAGGCATTTCAGAAGTGGCCAATTCGACTCGCCATACTTCTGTGGAGGAGTCATATAAGTAA
- a CDS encoding DUF948 domain-containing protein produces MELVLYIAALIAAIGFLVLCISIGMTLFSLKNTLNSIAGTVAGIEGQMEGITRETTSLLTKTNNLADDISDKSEKLNSVIHAVQGVGESVNGLNSSVQRITTSISTEVQKNEEKIAQVVQWSNVAMGIAEQWRQRKPIDQDEVVFTSTKTNETPAGMETKSKFGFLKRNKA; encoded by the coding sequence ATGGAGTTAGTACTTTATATTGCCGCTTTAATTGCAGCAATTGGTTTTTTAGTTTTATGTATTAGTATTGGTATGACATTGTTCTCATTGAAGAACACATTAAATTCAATTGCTGGGACGGTAGCCGGGATTGAAGGCCAAATGGAAGGCATCACACGTGAAACAACCTCGTTATTAACGAAAACAAATAATTTGGCTGATGATATTTCAGATAAATCTGAGAAGTTGAATTCCGTTATACATGCTGTACAAGGTGTTGGCGAATCAGTAAATGGTTTAAATTCATCCGTACAACGCATTACCACTTCTATTTCAACAGAAGTTCAAAAGAATGAAGAAAAAATTGCGCAAGTTGTTCAATGGAGTAATGTAGCAATGGGTATTGCCGAACAATGGCGTCAACGTAAACCAATTGATCAAGATGAAGTGGTTTTTACTAGCACGAAAACAAATGAAACACCAGCAGGAATGGAAACGAAATCAAAGTTTGGCTTCTTAAAACGCAATAAAGCATAA
- the murC gene encoding UDP-N-acetylmuramate--L-alanine ligase: MTRYHFTGIKGSGMSPLAQILFDSGEEVQGSDVETYYFTEQPLRDRGIKILTFDENNIEPGLTVIAGNAFSDDHPELVRARELGLEIIRYHKFLGEYSNRYTSIAITGAHGKTSTTGLMSHVIGGYMPTSFLIGDGTGAGKEDASYFVMEACEYRRHFLAYHPDYAVMTNIDFDHPDYFKNIDDVYNAFQSLALQVNKAIIACGDDEQLQKIQANVPVVYYGFGQENDFAARNIVKTTEGTEFEVYVRNEFYSKFFIPLFGDHTILNSLAVISLCHYEGIPASLIQERLHTYGGVKRRFTEKTIGNNVLVDDYAHHPTEIAATLQSARQKYPDREVVAIFQPHTFTRTQAFLQNFADSLSGADATYLCDIFGSAREKQGELTITDLSDLIDRSEVLQLETISQLQKHKHAVFLFMGAGDVHKYQDAFEALLNEETA, from the coding sequence ATGACACGATATCATTTTACAGGTATTAAAGGTTCGGGTATGAGCCCACTTGCGCAAATTTTATTTGATTCTGGTGAAGAAGTGCAAGGTTCTGATGTAGAAACGTATTATTTTACTGAACAACCTTTACGTGACCGTGGTATTAAAATTTTAACTTTTGATGAAAATAATATAGAACCAGGTTTAACAGTAATTGCTGGAAATGCTTTTTCAGATGACCACCCAGAGCTTGTTCGCGCACGTGAATTAGGTTTGGAAATCATTCGCTACCATAAGTTTTTAGGGGAATATAGTAACCGCTATACGTCCATTGCGATTACTGGTGCTCACGGAAAAACGTCAACAACAGGCTTAATGAGTCATGTAATCGGCGGCTATATGCCAACATCTTTTTTAATTGGTGATGGTACAGGGGCAGGTAAAGAAGATGCGTCTTATTTTGTAATGGAGGCATGTGAATACCGCCGACATTTCTTAGCGTATCATCCAGATTATGCTGTGATGACGAATATTGACTTTGACCATCCAGATTATTTTAAAAATATTGACGATGTATACAACGCATTCCAATCATTAGCTTTACAAGTAAATAAAGCGATTATTGCATGTGGTGATGACGAGCAATTACAAAAAATCCAGGCAAATGTCCCTGTTGTCTATTACGGCTTTGGTCAAGAAAATGATTTTGCAGCGCGTAATATTGTGAAAACAACGGAAGGTACAGAATTTGAAGTATATGTCCGCAATGAATTTTATAGTAAGTTCTTCATTCCATTGTTTGGTGATCACACGATTTTAAATTCATTAGCTGTTATTTCACTATGTCATTATGAAGGGATTCCAGCGAGCTTAATTCAGGAGCGCCTTCACACATATGGTGGTGTAAAAAGACGATTTACGGAAAAGACTATTGGCAACAATGTGTTAGTGGATGATTATGCACATCACCCAACAGAAATTGCTGCGACACTTCAATCTGCTCGTCAAAAGTATCCAGATCGTGAAGTTGTGGCGATTTTCCAACCACATACGTTTACACGAACACAAGCATTCCTGCAAAATTTTGCAGATAGCCTAAGCGGAGCCGATGCTACTTATTTATGTGATATTTTTGGTTCAGCTCGTGAAAAACAAGGTGAATTAACTATTACAGATTTAAGCGATTTAATCGACCGTAGTGAAGTGCTACAATTGGAGACAATATCACAATTACAAAAGCATAAACATGCTGTGTTCCTATTCATGGGTGCTGGCGACGTACACAAATATCAAGATGCTTTTGAAGCGCTATTGAACGAAGAAACAGCTTAG
- a CDS encoding DNA translocase FtsK, translating to MSWIKNQLNKFLYKDTEDEFDDAEYERFSENKEAQYGGQRVVHDTPQSSRTTFRFPLIDDEAAEVTEQQKQQQFEPKKYEQHNNHYKSEDNEEFKLPQYLQKPAPNTVYDVEISGIRDLLERRRKGRGHSNVIRSQDSTEPRAQVTRAEREILTTNPKREERKINKEFVNPLANRKRFVPTDVPSPVYGFQKLTPIETLMERQQPTQSDQLNNENHSAVTEKVESKVAPLPANEEILVHNENMEAPKIVPVLVEQQILDEVAVTTVESVLEKEPIPLKAEITDVSKEIVDDTAFSENHRAPSIQGDAVEEESLNEVQVKHVTIENSTIHIGQLNVEQIPQTEEVQVTDENRQVAQQLRERTRSRVPFNVVMLKSDKQKLMARQMLEKQFYQAHATQNAEMKEISHEKSIEDVLIKDDAHLNVVDEEKSEPVNEHLSAPVEMIAVPLQEIVEHEQLQKDSELLDQKTEPIEKLVQKDVEPIKELSKLMPEQIELAITGEIVEEKIEEPTQDISELAMEEISEEPIEEPIEEPIDLSSQEVEVVLDRFEPIQQAVEVKKIPYVKPPLDFLVPPEEMLEDREWMDEQGERLVEALSYFQIQAHIESIVQGPAVTQFEITVGQGTKVSKVRNLADDIKLALAAKDIRIDAPIPGKRSIGIEIPNRISRAVRLSEVTDSDSFRNSDSPLEAALGLDLTGKPVTIDLRKMPHGLIAGATGSGKSVCINSILVSLLYKANPNDLKLMLIDPKMVELAPFNHIPHLVSPVITDVKAATAALKWAVEEMERRYQLFMHSGARKIEAYNKMCEENRMYAQKLPYLLIVIDELADLMMMSPQDVEDSICRITQKARAAGIHLIVATQRPSVDVITGLIKANIPSRIAFSVSSQIDSRTILDAQGAERLLGRGDMLYLGNGMSAPTRIQGTFVTDDEIEEIIEYVREQGEPEYIFKQEELLKRSESLEEQDELFEEICRFVFEQGSASTSLLQRRYHIGYNRAARLIDMLEKHGYVSEPKGSKPRDVFITEEDLAVQFGD from the coding sequence TTGAGTTGGATAAAAAATCAGTTAAATAAATTCCTCTATAAGGATACAGAAGATGAGTTTGATGACGCTGAATACGAGCGTTTTTCAGAAAATAAGGAAGCACAATATGGGGGACAACGCGTTGTTCATGATACGCCGCAATCGAGTCGTACAACATTTCGTTTCCCTTTAATTGATGATGAAGCTGCCGAAGTAACTGAACAACAGAAGCAACAACAATTTGAACCGAAAAAATATGAGCAACACAATAATCATTATAAAAGTGAAGATAATGAGGAATTTAAATTACCGCAATATTTGCAAAAACCAGCGCCCAACACTGTTTACGATGTTGAAATATCAGGTATTCGGGATTTATTAGAACGCCGTAGAAAAGGTCGAGGTCATTCAAATGTCATTCGCAGTCAAGATAGTACAGAACCTAGAGCGCAGGTGACAAGAGCAGAACGCGAAATTTTAACGACAAATCCAAAGCGTGAAGAGCGAAAAATTAATAAGGAATTTGTTAATCCACTAGCTAATCGTAAACGTTTTGTACCGACAGATGTGCCATCACCAGTATATGGATTTCAAAAACTAACACCGATTGAAACGTTAATGGAACGACAGCAACCAACTCAAAGCGATCAGCTAAACAACGAGAACCATTCAGCTGTAACTGAAAAGGTCGAGAGCAAAGTTGCGCCATTGCCAGCTAATGAAGAAATTTTGGTACATAATGAAAATATGGAAGCACCAAAAATAGTACCCGTTCTAGTAGAACAACAAATTTTAGATGAAGTAGCAGTAACAACAGTAGAGTCGGTACTAGAAAAAGAGCCGATTCCATTAAAAGCGGAAATAACGGATGTATCAAAAGAAATCGTAGATGATACGGCTTTCTCTGAAAATCATCGTGCACCATCGATTCAAGGAGATGCAGTGGAAGAAGAATCGTTAAATGAAGTTCAAGTGAAACATGTAACGATTGAAAATTCAACCATTCATATCGGGCAGTTAAATGTTGAGCAAATTCCACAAACTGAAGAGGTACAAGTAACGGATGAAAATAGACAAGTAGCGCAACAATTACGTGAAAGAACAAGAAGTCGTGTGCCATTTAATGTGGTCATGCTAAAATCTGATAAGCAAAAACTAATGGCACGCCAAATGCTTGAAAAACAATTTTATCAAGCACATGCGACACAAAATGCTGAAATGAAAGAAATCAGTCACGAAAAAAGCATTGAAGATGTATTGATAAAAGATGACGCACATTTGAATGTAGTTGATGAAGAAAAAAGTGAGCCAGTTAATGAACATTTGAGTGCGCCAGTTGAAATGATCGCTGTGCCATTACAAGAAATAGTTGAACATGAACAACTGCAAAAGGATAGCGAACTACTTGACCAAAAAACTGAACCAATTGAAAAATTAGTTCAAAAAGACGTGGAACCTATTAAAGAACTGAGTAAACTGATGCCCGAACAAATTGAGCTAGCTATAACGGGTGAAATAGTTGAAGAAAAGATTGAGGAACCGACGCAGGATATAAGCGAACTAGCAATGGAAGAAATAAGTGAAGAACCAATCGAAGAACCAATCGAAGAACCAATCGACCTTTCATCACAAGAAGTCGAGGTCGTTCTAGATAGATTCGAGCCGATTCAACAAGCAGTAGAAGTGAAAAAAATCCCATATGTGAAGCCACCATTAGATTTTTTAGTTCCACCAGAGGAAATGTTAGAAGATCGAGAATGGATGGATGAGCAAGGGGAACGATTAGTAGAAGCATTGTCGTATTTTCAAATTCAAGCACATATAGAATCGATCGTTCAAGGTCCGGCTGTTACCCAATTTGAAATTACAGTTGGACAAGGGACAAAAGTGAGCAAAGTTCGCAACCTTGCTGATGATATCAAGCTTGCTTTAGCGGCAAAAGATATTCGAATTGATGCGCCAATTCCAGGGAAACGCTCCATTGGAATCGAAATTCCGAACCGTATTTCACGAGCAGTTCGCTTGTCTGAAGTTACCGATTCGGATTCATTCCGCAATTCCGATTCACCACTTGAAGCAGCGCTGGGCTTAGATTTGACAGGGAAGCCTGTAACGATTGATTTACGCAAAATGCCACATGGATTAATCGCAGGCGCAACTGGTTCTGGAAAATCGGTATGTATAAACTCAATTTTAGTGAGCTTATTATATAAAGCGAATCCAAATGATTTAAAATTAATGTTAATCGATCCGAAAATGGTGGAGTTAGCACCGTTTAATCACATTCCACATTTAGTGAGCCCAGTCATTACAGATGTTAAAGCGGCCACAGCTGCATTGAAGTGGGCAGTAGAAGAAATGGAAAGACGTTATCAGCTATTTATGCATAGCGGTGCACGAAAAATTGAAGCATATAATAAAATGTGTGAAGAGAATCGAATGTACGCACAAAAATTACCTTACTTATTAATTGTCATTGATGAGCTAGCAGATTTAATGATGATGTCGCCACAAGATGTAGAAGATAGCATTTGTCGCATTACACAAAAGGCACGTGCAGCTGGAATTCATTTGATTGTTGCTACACAGCGTCCTTCTGTGGATGTTATTACCGGTTTAATAAAGGCCAATATACCATCTCGTATTGCCTTCTCTGTTTCATCACAAATTGATTCTCGTACAATATTAGATGCACAAGGTGCGGAACGATTACTTGGGCGGGGAGATATGTTATATTTAGGAAATGGTATGTCTGCACCAACGCGCATTCAAGGCACATTTGTAACGGACGATGAAATTGAAGAAATTATTGAATATGTCCGTGAACAAGGAGAGCCAGAATATATTTTCAAACAAGAAGAGTTATTAAAACGTTCAGAATCTTTAGAAGAGCAGGATGAGCTGTTTGAAGAAATTTGCCGATTCGTATTTGAACAAGGCTCTGCTTCCACATCTTTATTACAACGTCGCTACCATATTGGCTATAATCGCGCAGCAAGATTAATCGATATGTTAGAAAAACATGGCTATGTTTCAGAGCCAAAAGGTAGTAAACCGAGGGATGTTTTTATTACGGAAGAGGATTTAGCTGTACAATTTGGAGACTAA
- the ytpR gene encoding YtpR family tRNA-binding protein codes for MKVAYNKQHVGDVLLVQIAMEEIVQTQMERIGDLAILKEEATGEVKAFNLFNASKYIALDVVGNVEVTPELVEKLEAAIQANGAELSLNVDFSPKFVVGYVQSKEKHPNADKLSVCQVNVGDETVQIVCGAPNVEAGQKVVVAKVGAVMPSGLLIKEGNLRGEDSFGMLCSARELAIPGAPEVKGILVLEESSEVGSPFEVLAR; via the coding sequence ATGAAAGTAGCTTATAACAAACAACATGTCGGCGATGTTCTATTAGTTCAAATCGCGATGGAAGAAATTGTACAAACACAAATGGAGCGCATTGGCGATTTAGCCATTTTAAAAGAAGAAGCAACAGGTGAGGTAAAAGCATTTAACTTGTTCAACGCAAGTAAATATATTGCGTTAGATGTCGTGGGCAACGTAGAAGTAACGCCTGAGCTTGTAGAAAAATTAGAAGCTGCGATTCAAGCAAACGGTGCAGAGCTTTCATTAAATGTTGACTTCTCGCCAAAGTTTGTTGTTGGGTATGTCCAATCGAAAGAAAAACATCCAAATGCAGATAAATTAAGTGTGTGCCAAGTTAACGTGGGCGATGAAACAGTACAAATTGTATGTGGAGCGCCAAATGTTGAAGCAGGTCAAAAAGTAGTCGTTGCAAAAGTAGGCGCGGTTATGCCATCTGGTTTATTAATTAAAGAAGGAAATTTACGCGGAGAAGATTCTTTCGGTATGCTTTGTTCGGCTCGCGAATTAGCTATTCCTGGAGCACCAGAAGTTAAAGGGATTTTAGTTCTAGAGGAATCATCAGAAGTGGGTAGTCCGTTCGAAGTTCTAGCACGCTAA
- a CDS encoding DUF1444 domain-containing protein, which yields MESPQLVAQIKSRLGEATYSFTFDEKQDKLRLDHKVLEKGMDISLAEVLAKYETKKDQAIDEVIYTIKQTFLAMERELKEGFAGFAAVYPIIRSTSFPLKSNEGHTFITTDHTAETRIYYALDLGTTYRLIDESMLPKLTITQDQIREAARFTVKKLPTSFKRDEVSGNVYYFLNHNDGYDASRILNESFLNEMAQQIEGEMTVSVPHQDVLIIGDIRNEVGYDVLAQMTMHFFTVGAVPITSLSFVYENGHLEPIFILAKNKVKKEQED from the coding sequence ATGGAATCTCCACAATTAGTCGCGCAAATTAAAAGCCGATTAGGGGAAGCGACGTATTCGTTTACTTTTGATGAGAAGCAAGATAAATTGCGCCTAGATCATAAAGTTTTAGAGAAAGGGATGGATATTTCTTTAGCTGAAGTTTTAGCAAAATATGAAACGAAAAAAGATCAAGCAATAGATGAAGTTATTTATACGATTAAACAAACGTTTTTGGCGATGGAACGTGAACTAAAAGAGGGCTTTGCGGGCTTTGCTGCAGTATATCCAATTATTCGTTCGACTTCATTCCCCTTAAAATCAAATGAAGGACATACATTTATTACGACAGATCATACAGCAGAAACTAGAATTTATTATGCACTTGATTTAGGCACTACGTATCGATTGATTGACGAGTCCATGCTGCCGAAATTGACAATAACACAAGATCAAATACGAGAAGCGGCACGTTTTACTGTAAAAAAATTACCGACTTCTTTCAAACGTGATGAAGTTTCAGGCAATGTGTATTACTTTTTAAATCATAATGATGGTTATGATGCGAGTCGCATTTTAAATGAAAGCTTTTTAAATGAGATGGCACAACAAATAGAAGGGGAAATGACGGTATCTGTTCCTCATCAAGACGTGTTAATTATTGGTGATATTCGCAATGAAGTAGGGTATGATGTATTAGCACAGATGACGATGCATTTCTTTACAGTCGGAGCGGTTCCAATTACATCGCTTTCGTTTGTTTACGAGAACGGTCATCTCGAACCTATCTTTATTTTAGCAAAAAACAAAGTGAAAAAGGAGCAAGAAGATTAA
- a CDS encoding DUF84 family protein, with the protein MKIAIGTKNQAKVGAVEAIVSQYFSNVQFEHVDVASEVSIQPFSNEETRQGAINRARNALIATHADISFGLEGGVEEIDGLMYCCNWGAVALKDGTILSSSGAQFALPEKIAIELRSGKELGTVMDVFTNEKNIRHHAGAIGIFTNGLIDRKEMFEHIVKLLIGQILFSSSKELPPK; encoded by the coding sequence ATGAAAATTGCAATTGGTACAAAAAATCAGGCAAAAGTTGGTGCAGTAGAAGCCATCGTTTCACAGTATTTTTCGAATGTTCAATTTGAGCATGTGGATGTCGCTTCTGAAGTATCTATTCAACCATTTTCGAATGAAGAGACGAGACAAGGAGCGATAAATCGCGCGCGAAATGCATTGATTGCAACACATGCAGACATCAGTTTTGGCTTAGAGGGCGGTGTAGAAGAAATAGACGGTTTAATGTATTGCTGTAATTGGGGAGCGGTTGCTTTAAAAGATGGGACAATCCTTTCAAGTTCAGGCGCACAATTTGCCCTGCCTGAAAAAATAGCCATTGAATTACGTAGTGGCAAGGAACTTGGTACGGTCATGGACGTCTTTACTAATGAAAAGAATATACGACACCATGCAGGCGCAATTGGAATTTTCACAAATGGATTAATTGATCGCAAAGAGATGTTTGAACATATTGTGAAGCTTTTAATTGGACAAATTTTATTTTCGTCTAGCAAAGAACTCCCACCAAAATAG
- a CDS encoding M42 family metallopeptidase, with protein sequence MNQDTLAMFKTLTELPGAPGNERAVRQFMREQLTPYADEIIQDQLGGIFGVRKAQDENAPKILVAGHMDEVGFMVTSITDNGMLRFQTLGGWWNQVMLAQRVTVYAKDREIPGVIASIPPHLLTDAERAKPMDIKNMLIDIGADSKEDAHNMGVRAGQSIIPICPFTPMANPKKIMAKAWDNRYGCGLAIELLKELHGQEVKSHIYSGANVMEEVGLRGAAVSANMIQPDLFFALDASPANDTSGDNNQFGQLGKGPLLRIFDRSMVTHRGMREFVLDTAESNKIPYQYFVSPGGTDAGRVHTQNDGIPSAVIGICSRYIHTAASIIHVDDYAAAKELLVKLIQSADRSTIESIKANV encoded by the coding sequence GTGAATCAAGATACACTTGCGATGTTTAAAACGTTAACAGAATTACCTGGTGCTCCAGGAAATGAACGAGCAGTTCGTCAGTTTATGCGTGAGCAACTAACGCCATACGCAGATGAGATTATTCAAGATCAATTAGGTGGGATTTTCGGTGTTCGAAAAGCGCAGGATGAAAATGCGCCCAAAATTTTAGTTGCGGGTCATATGGATGAAGTCGGGTTCATGGTAACTTCTATTACGGATAATGGGATGCTACGTTTCCAAACGCTAGGTGGCTGGTGGAATCAAGTGATGCTTGCACAGCGCGTAACAGTTTATGCGAAAGATCGTGAAATTCCAGGGGTCATTGCTTCGATTCCTCCGCATTTATTAACAGATGCAGAGCGTGCAAAGCCAATGGACATTAAGAATATGTTAATTGATATTGGTGCTGATTCGAAAGAGGACGCGCACAATATGGGCGTACGTGCGGGACAATCCATTATCCCAATCTGTCCATTTACACCAATGGCAAATCCGAAAAAAATTATGGCGAAAGCTTGGGATAACCGTTATGGTTGTGGTTTAGCGATTGAATTATTAAAAGAATTACATGGCCAAGAAGTGAAGAGTCATATTTATTCAGGTGCGAACGTAATGGAAGAAGTCGGTTTACGTGGCGCGGCTGTATCTGCTAATATGATTCAGCCTGATCTATTCTTTGCGCTTGACGCTTCACCAGCAAATGATACATCTGGCGACAATAATCAATTTGGTCAATTAGGAAAAGGTCCGTTATTACGTATTTTCGACCGTTCTATGGTGACACATCGCGGAATGCGTGAATTTGTATTAGATACAGCTGAATCGAATAAAATTCCATATCAATATTTCGTTTCTCCTGGTGGAACAGATGCTGGTCGTGTACATACACAAAATGACGGTATTCCATCAGCTGTTATTGGAATCTGTTCACGCTATATTCATACTGCAGCTTCTATTATCCATGTAGATGACTACGCTGCAGCAAAAGAATTATTAGTAAAGCTTATCCAATCTGCAGACCGTTCTACAATTGAGTCAATTAAAGCAAACGTATAA
- a CDS encoding helix-turn-helix transcriptional regulator, with protein sequence MKTRIKELRARDQLNQTELAKRAKVSRQTISLIEREELVPSLIIAVRISKIFNEPIDNIFIFEEDEL encoded by the coding sequence ATGAAAACAAGAATAAAGGAATTGCGTGCACGTGATCAATTAAATCAAACCGAATTGGCTAAACGTGCAAAAGTTTCTCGTCAAACAATAAGCCTAATTGAACGCGAAGAACTCGTTCCATCGCTAATAATTGCCGTTAGGATTTCCAAAATATTTAACGAACCAATTGATAACATTTTTATTTTCGAGGAGGATGAATTGTAA